The following coding sequences lie in one Spinacia oleracea cultivar Varoflay chromosome 1, BTI_SOV_V1, whole genome shotgun sequence genomic window:
- the LOC130465700 gene encoding uncharacterized protein, giving the protein MTITPEDYTALTGLTFTGNPVRLRSDGPSPTVAEGTRLLGSWMGSRLPSYQPRGIPFADLMWALEHGVEESPSRQARLFYLHFITSTFLSGPTDTFHPRWIGMVEDVSTLVDYRWGDLGNATLVGQMSLSVRDSDPSRRHFVITLAGVPRLIELWAFEHLPWLAPRKG; this is encoded by the exons atgacgatcactcctgaggactacacagctttgacgggcttgacctttacagggaaccccgttcgtctgaggtcggatggcccatcgccgactgttgctgagggtaccaggctcctgggctcgtggatgggtagtagattaccttcgtaccagccccgtgggatacctttcgctgacctgatgtgggctttggagcatggggtagaggagtcgccttcgagacaggctcggctgttctacctccattttattacttccacttttctatcgggtccgactgacacctttcacccgaggtggataggcatggtggaggacgtgtctacactggttgactatcgctggggcgatttgggcaatgcgacgcttgtcggccagatgagtttgtcggtgcgcgactcggacccgagtagacgtcactttgtgattacattagcgggagtgccgcgtttgatcgag ctgtgggcctttgagcacttaccttggctggctccccgaaaggggtag